ACATTTATCAACCAAAAAACACAACAGAAGACAAGTCATTGACTCATTGAATTGTACTACAATTTCGACATCTTCATTAAAACTTAGGCCAATTTAAGAGTCATTGACTCCAAAGTCTACTCTTGTGTTTCACTTTCACAAGCTGAGAAAATGAAGACTCATTGACTAGCAAGACCTGCTACAATAGAAAAATACAAGTTCTTGATCAATAACCAAAATAATCaacttaaaatcaataatgatgGTTACCAAAATATTTCCTCTACTTCATTTTTTCACTCTCTTATATCTCTTCACAAATACTTATACTTCTATTGAGGAAGCAACTTCTCTCCTAAAATGGAAATCAACTTTGCATTATAAGAATGATTCATTATTGGCTTCATGGACACAAAATTCTAGTGAATGCAGGGATTGGAATGAAGTTAAATGTTCTAATGGAAGGGTAAACAGTTTGGATATTACAAATGCAAGTGCTATTGGCACACtctatgattttccttttttcgACTCTCATTTTTCTTGAATATGTTAATCTTAGTATAAATCATTTCTCTGGAATCATTCCACTTGAAATTGGTAAACTCACTAATCTTGTCCGTCTTGATTTGTCCAACAATTATATTTCAGGCACAATCCCACCACAAATCGACTCACTAACCAAGCTTGGGACCTTCCACATCTCTATGAACCAGTTGAATGGTTCGATTCCAAAAGAAATAGGTTACCTAAGGTCTCTTACTCGGCTAGCTTTAAATACTAACCTTCTTGAAGGTTCTATCCCTACTTCATTAGGGAATTTGAACAACTTGACCTATTTGTGTCTTTATGGAAATCGCCTTTCTGGCTCCATTCCTGTAGAAATAGGGAAACTCGTCAATCTTATTAAAACTTATCTTGGTTCAAATCAGTTAGCAGGTCATATTCCTCCAGAAATAGGTAACTTGATCAATGTAAGAGTGTTCTCTGCTTCCTCCAACGAAATTTATGGTCCCATTCCTGTAGAAAAAGCAAAGATGCAAACACTTGAGGTATTGGACCTATCAGACAACTTGCTTGAAGGAGAGATACCAGAACAACTCGTTTATCTTTCAAATCTTGTTTGGTTGGATCTCTCCTACAATCGTCTCACAGGATGCATACCTGAAGGACGTCAATTTGTAAACTTTGGGGAAAATTCATATGCATTCCAAAGTAATATTGGATTACATGGATACCCAGTTACGAGACGTTGTCATAATAAAGGGGTAGAAGAAGGAAATGATACATCATCATTGCTAGATCAAGAAATCAATTCTCAATTCCTCATTGAATGGAAACCGATTCTTTTGGGCTATGGATGTGGACTATGTATTGGATTTTCTATTGGATATTTCACGATTTCTACTGGAAATCCAAAATGGCTTTCAAAATtcattgaagaatatgaacacACAATTACTACGCAAAGGAGAAAAAAGCAACAAGGTCAAAGGGATAACAGAAGAGGAAATAATCAACAAAGTCAAAGGgacaacaaaagaagaaataatCACTTCTACGAAGTACTTAAAATTAGGTCTTTTAATTTAAGTTCTATATTGATCTTTAGTTTATTGTAACTATTGAGGGTTTATCAGAAACAACAGATCTATCTCTACTAGGTAGGAATAAGGTCGTACGCTTTACCTTCAGACTCAGCTCATGAGATTATATTGAGTATGTTGTCATTGACATCTTAGATTTCATAGAAGTACAATACATAACAAGTTTAGTGTTTTAACAGTTATCAACCAACAAAACAGAAAGACAAAATATGGCTAAAGAAAAGGCTACAATTGCTGTAgccatttcatatttttatgttatcttttaaattattgtaGTAGGATgataaatgagttttttttggTCCAGTAATAGCACAAACTACAGGTGAAACAATGTTTTCACTGTTCATTCCCTTGTCAGCCACAAAAATCAAGTTATTGCTGCAGTAAATTACATATCTGGTGGTGACCATGCCCAGGTGGCAGGAGCTATGCAGCTTCTTTATTTGTCCGAGACCTTAAAGAAGGTGTATGATAGGATCAAATTGTTTATGCCATCCATTTTGGGGTCGGTTTCAAACTCAGGATCAATGTAAAAGAAAACCTACAAATGCAAGTTGATTAATGTGTCATTGGAATGAAAAGAGGTATAGATGCAATAATCTTCAGGCAACGAAAGTTGAGGAGCTACTTACAGGCATGTCAATCTGCTCCCCGGGAAGCAATCGCTGTTCCTCAAAGCAAAAACATTgtattttattgaaatatacAGCAGCCTGATAAGACAAACATGAAGGATCAGCATTAAGCCCAAAATTGTTTGCCCTAATTATTGATGAGCTAACACACACAAAAGAAAATAGAGGTCATATTGTGTTAATCGAACAAACCAATGAGGATGTTATCCAAAAGATGGAAGTGTGGAGAATCATTCTACAATGAAAGGGATTTAAGAAAAGCAAAAGACCGAATGCAGTACGAGCTTAGTCAAAATAAGAAGAGTGAATATGATGTGAGATTAGACGGGGTTGAGGTGCTTGAGTAGTGTTTATAGATATCTAGGTGAGATGCTCTTAAAAAATGGTATGGTTGAAATGGAAAAGGGCTATCAAGGTTTTACATGATAGTATGATTACTACTAAACGAAAAGGTAAGTTTTATGGAACAACTATAAGCCTAGCAGTGTTATATGAGAGTGAACATTATGCCACTAATGTCTAACACACCCACAAGTTAAATGGCGCAGTAATGTCTATGTCATTAATTAAGATGGATGTTCGATCAGaatataaaagatgaaaataacCTCGCTAGAGGGTGCAAGTTGCGCATAGTTATGACTGTTTTTTAAATGTGTGAATTTGACAACTAAGTATGGGTCTACTAGGGTGACTATGCTATGAAATTGAAGGCACATCACCATTATGGTTGTCAATTATACTAATCTATTCAGAACAATATATTTTGAGCAAACGACTGGACTACAAAATATATAACCGTCAGTAGTAGATACATGATCTATGCAGAGTCTCAAAAGCATAGTGACATGGGGTCTCATCCTTCACTTCCTTTTTAGAGAGTACGATTAAGTTCTGTGTCGGATAGTTAAAACCTTCATGTTGGTGACGCTCTTGAACAGAGGGTGTGGCACCAAATTGGTGCCAACGTCAATGAAAGTTGACTCTCAAACATCATATtgtaactttatttttaaaagaaaagattcCTTTATTTATGACCTATAATATGTTTGGAAGAGACTCTGAAATAGAAGACTTGTCTAATAGAAATAACATAACAATTATGAGGAGTATCTACAGTTTTGAGATGTTCCATAGAGGAAAACATTGAAATATGACAATAGGTGGAGGGACTAGGGAGTTCTGTCTTGAAGTCACATAAGCTGCCTAAAGGTTGTAGAGAACAAGGGAGGTGGACAAACTACACTCACACCTAATTTTATAAGCAAATACCTTCATGGGGGTCACATTGTATGTTGATACACCTGTAATAGGAGTCGAACTTCGATTTTCAGCAGTGTAAAACGCTAGAGCGCTCTCTCCTGGTTTTACTCTTACCTGAATCACAAGATAAGGAGAATACATCAAGTGGAACATAGGAAGCATGCTAAACCACTAGTACGTTGACTAACTATTAATGAACATAACACATGCCTATAACGGAAAAGGCACCTCACGCTGTGTTGGAGTAAACTTCCAAGGCATCCCGTCTGCTACATCAGCATTGAATTGTACTGCAATCTCCCtaatgaaatataaaagagttacataaataaattgtgAAAAAAGGCTTCACTTAGAAACATACCATATTAGAAATTTCTTCCAGaaataatgtttttcttttgataattgaGAAATCTCCAATGGCCAGTGGAATGGTTAGAAATTAGGTGGATTTGCAAGTTATCTGTAGTATTTGCTTCAAGAAACACCGCTGTATTTCTTATTCACTATCTTTTAGGAAAGTAGACAGAAAGAACTAAAGAGAAACAATGCTTCTTAGAAGCGAAAAGCACAAAAAACGACAAGGTCCATGAAGCTTGAAACAAAAGTGAGAAGTAAAGCTCGTTCTTTTTGAAGTGAAGTGCACCATTCACAAGAAATCTCATTGCTTTTAGTAACTAAATGAAATTGCAATAAAAATTGCTTATTTCAGCATCTAATAAGACATTATGCCAATATTAATGCAACTCCTTAACATTGAGATTCAAAGAATTGACCGGTTCTTCTTTGTATCAGTATGGCTTCATGGTTTGGAGAGCCCACTTCTCTAGAGCGCATGCCTCCACCCATGGAGAGATGTCCCCTAGTTTTGCATCACTTCATCTCTTTAAGTTATGAAGCAATGATTTTTAATAACATGAGTGaacaaaaaacttttaaatgtaCCCATGCAAGTTACAATAAAAAAGATCTTCAAGTGAGCAACATATGAAGTACCTGGAAGTAACTCTTCCATCTTTCTCGTGTCGGGCAATCTTTTCTTCAACACTCTGTAAGGtggaaaatttcattaatttcagGACTCTGAAAGCCTATCCATAACCACATTAATGAAGAATAACTGACCTCCCGGCGTTGAATTGTACCTCCATATCCCGTGGCTTGGCAGAATCTCCTGTACAGGGGAACTGCAGCATAGCTAGCCCCTACCATAGCAAAAACTAAACCCACCAAATAAAAGAGCATCTTCCTTGATTTATTCTCTGTTGCAGTAGCCTGAGTTGCATAATGATGACGAAGATTCAACACTGGCCAAGACGTAACTGTACTCTGCCCTCTCAAAAAGGAGGGCCCTTTGCAGTTGTGAAGAGTAGATTTGTTAAGCTCACATCTTGATGTGAAACCTCGATATCCAAAACCAAAGATTTGTCCATATTTATTGTTGATTACCCCAAGATTTATATCTTTTGACGCTACAATTTCAAGATATTCCCTGAATCAATGAAGAATAGGTTGAGCAATATGGGACACACTCAACTACCATTAACTCATGGCAATGCAGATATGCCAGAAGGGAAAAAGAACTAAGAGAAAAGTAAAATAGCTAATTAATCACCTGGATGTGGAAAGTGGATAATGATGAGTCCTGTTTAAAGAAAGTAAAGGATTGACTCTTCTAGAGAGCCTGAAAAGTGACATCTTCCGCGAAACTGGAAGCAACCCTGTAATCAACACATCCAAGattgtcattttcttttttggagATCCACATGCTCTAGTATCTTTAAGAAGAACATATTTCACTTCAATTAATAGTCCAGCACTATTCTGTTGTTTTACTGCTGAAGACTTCTGATGAAATAAAGGTGCTTGAAAAGCAAAGCTTAGTATTGGAACACATATTACTCGTAAATTGATGTAGAAGCACCCGTGACATTGAAGGCTTTCAATTTGACATCGAGTTATAAGTGCTTTAAAAGGATGTGGAAACCAAAAAATCAAGTCAAGGAAACGGGaaaaatctttttaattatGGATATTCTTGCAGTTTCGGCCCATTCAATTATTAAGGCCTTAGCTGAGGGAAAATTTGGGTATTGAAACCTTAATTAGAACCTGAAAATAGTctctttcttttcccttttagGGGGTTAGCGTTGGATGATAATACTCCTTCTGGTGAGTATTTAGGGATTATCCCTTGTAACTCCGTATTGAACCTCTTTTGGTTTCTTCCTTGTAGAAGTTCATTTCCTTCTTCCAAGGATAAAATCTAATAATATAATAGTTAGCTTTATCCATTATTTCTACTAAGTTCTGTCCTCCGCAGTCTAACTTCTACTTCTATCCATGTGTTCTATctgtttcttatttatttttttgatttcctTGTTATTGCATTTTAATCAACATCATTTGTTATCAGACGGTAGCTTCTTTTAACACAGTTCCTAGTTTATTGCTCCTTTATGTTATACAAATCTTTAAAAAAGATCAATCAAGGTTAGCTTTTTATTACAAATTCACTTGCTAGAGATTTGGGTTCTTTTTCAGCAGCTTTGGTGAGCCTTACCTATACTCAATGATGGCTAGTTTACTCTCTTTCATCCTTTTGCTCAGGGATATGTCCTGATGAtacctatatttatttatttttgtaataaagATGAGACTCCATAAAATGCATTATTCCAGTTCAGACAAAGCTACAGGAACAGGATTAAGGGAAACAACAAGAACATATTGTCTGGAGAGGGTAGGATGTAGTA
The window above is part of the Solanum pennellii chromosome 5, SPENNV200 genome. Proteins encoded here:
- the LOC107019236 gene encoding receptor-like protein Cf-9 homolog, producing the protein MQVLLAHSMIFLFSTLIFLEYVNLSINHFSGIIPLEIGKLTNLVRLDLSNNYISGTIPPQIDSLTKLGTFHISMNQLNGSIPKEIGYLRSLTRLALNTNLLEGSIPTSLGNLNNLTYLCLYGNRLSGSIPVEIGKLVNLIKTYLGSNQLAGHIPPEIGNLINVRVFSASSNEIYGPIPVEKAKMQTLEVLDLSDNLLEGEIPEQLVYLSNLVWLDLSYNRLTGCIPEGRQFVNFGENSYAFQSNIGLHGYPVTRRCHNKGVEEGNDTSSLLDQEINSQFLIEWKPILLGYGCGLCIGFSIGYFTISTGNPKWLSKFIEEYEHTITTQRRKKQQGQRDNRRGNNQQSQRDNKRRNNHFYEVLKIRSFNLSSILIFSLL
- the LOC107018781 gene encoding cytochrome c oxidase assembly protein COX11, mitochondrial encodes the protein MSLFRLSRRVNPLLSLNRTHHYPLSTSREYLEIVASKDINLGVINNKYGQIFGFGYRGFTSRCELNKSTLHNCKGPSFLRGQSTVTSWPVLNLRHHYATQATATENKSRKMLFYLVGLVFAMVGASYAAVPLYRRFCQATGYGGTIQRRESVEEKIARHEKDGRVTSREIAVQFNADVADGMPWKFTPTQREVRVKPGESALAFYTAENRSSTPITGVSTYNVTPMKAAVYFNKIQCFCFEEQRLLPGEQIDMPVFFYIDPEFETDPKMDGINNLILSYTFFKVSDK